The stretch of DNA GCTATCCAAACTTTTGCTGAAGCAGAAGGGTTTTCGGTAGTACGTGACTTTACAGGTCATGGAATAGGTCCGACTATTCATGAAGACCCACATATTCCTCACTATGGTTTGCCAAACAAAGGGCTTCGTCTAAAAGAAGGAATGGTAATTACAATCGAACCTATGATTAATGAGGGAGCTTGGCAAAGCAAGATGGATGATAATGGATGGACTGCTAGGACAATCGATAAAGGACGTTCTGCTCAGTTTGAACACCAGATTTTCATTACAGAGAATGGACCACTTATTTTCACAGAACAAGATAAATAACAAGCAAAAGAGGCTGAGACAAAAGTATTTAATCAAAAGACAAATCCAAATGATTGGACTATAAAATCCCGCTTCAGAAATATACTGCGCTTTCCATGGGCGGCTGAAGAGCCTCCGGATGCTCCGCATTCCGGGGTCTCCCCTAGGCCTTGCTCCCATAGGAGTCTCCGTATATTTCTTACGCTTATTCTAGCTTTCATTCGTCTTTTGACTAGCACTTTTTGTTATGTCCCAGCGTCTTTTATCTTGCTTTACTTTCACTTTATTTCAATCTTATTTTTTTGCTGTTTTAGCACCAAATAAAATAGTAATAATTGGGCTTAGCAGGCAGAAAAATGCAAATGGTAAATAAGTGAGCACCGGTACTCCAAGTACATCCGCTATAAATACTCCACATACACTCCAAGGAACTAATGGATTAATAACTGTACCAGCATCTTCTAGTGTTCGAGACAAGGAGCGCTTCGTTAATCCAGCTTTTTCATATATAGGCTTAAACGTTTCACCAGTTAATAATATAGATAAATATTGCTCACCGATAAGTACATTAACACCAATAGCTGTTCCTGCAGTTGATACAATAATCGATCTTGCACGTTGTAATTTCTCTTGGAAACTATTTAATAAACTTGGGATAATACCTGTAACAAAAAGTAATCCGCCAAAACTTAAGGCTAATATAACTAATGAAATAGTAAATAACATTCCATTTATTCCGCCGCGAGTTAATAATTCATTAACAGGTTCAAAGTTCGTAGTTCCAGTAAAACCATTAAACCAAGCACTGGTAATTTCTTTCCATGTAAATCCATTGGTGATTTTTCCAAGGATAACGGCGATTAAACTACTTAATGACAAAGCTAGGAACGCTGACATTCGAAATACAGTACACACAATTAAAATGATTAAAGGGATCCAAGACGTCCAATGCATAAGACCACTATTTATTAAAGCTTCTCGATAAGCTTCTACATTGCTTATCGATGTACCCTGTTTAGGAGAAAGTATTGCAAATACAATAAATGAAATAATAAATGCTGGTATAGTAGTTAAACTAATATGTTTTATATGATCAAATAAATCTACTCCAATTATAGAAGATGCGAGATTCGTTGTATCAGATAAGGGTGACATCTTATCTCCAAAAAATGCCCCTGAAACAATAGCACCAGCAGTGATGGCTAATGAAGCATCCATTGCTTCAGCCATTCCAATAAATGCTACACCAATAGTTGCCGTAGTTGTAAGAGAGCTTCCCATAGAAATCCCGATTATCGCAGTAACTGCAAAGACAACCGCATAAAACCACGTAGTGCCAATTAATGAGAAACCTGTGTTAATTAAAGTAGGTATAGTACCACTTATCATCCAACTACTAATTAACACTCCGATAATGAAGAAAAGGAAAATAGCTCCCATTCCGGAAGAAGCTCCAGTCGACATTGCATCTTGGAGAGAAGCGTAATTAATCTTCTTAAATAGTCCATAACAAATTAAAATTAACATTCCAATTAAAATGGGTATATGCGGTGTTGTTTCTAATCCGATGATAAAGTAGCTAATAAATATAATAATACATATAAAGAATAACAAAGCTTCCCAAAAAGCTGGTTTGTGTTTTGCCGAAATAGGTTTCATAGTCTTTCCTCCTAAAATATAAAAAGCCCCGTCCCTCTAAGGGACGAAGCTGTATACTCCGCGTTACCACCCTGGTTGATAGAAAGAATTCTATCCACTCAAATGCTGACAATCATAATAACCTGAGAATTGTAATTCGATATGAATCCGCCAGAGTTTTCAGCGACCACTCTGTCTCTTATACTGCTAAATTCAATATCTACTCCGAATCTCTAATTGTCGGTAGTGTTAAATTGTTAATACTGACTATACAACCACCGAGCTAGTATTGTCAATAACCAATTTCTTCTTTTTAAATATTGGTAATTTAGTTATAATTAAATCAAAATTTAATTTGGAGAGAAAACATAATGCAGATTTCATCAACAACAAAAGAAGAATCGTCTTTAACAATTATGAAAAGGGGGTTTAAAGCCGGTTTTCCAATTATGCTTGGGTATTTACCAATTGCTATTACATATGGAGTGCTAGCTAACCAAATAGGTTTGTCTCTATTTGAATTAACTTGGATGAGTGCAGCGGTTTTTGCTGGTGCCAGTCAGTTTATGGCAGTAAATATGATTGCAGTAGGAACAGGTATTATCGAAATAATTATTGCAACGTTTGTTTTGAATTTCAGACATTTTATTATGAACTTATCAATGATGAACGTATTAAAAGCAATTCCATTACATAAAAAATTACCGCTATCCCTTGGCGTAACGGATGAAACATTTGCAGTTTCTTCCATGTATCCGGAAGAAGGTAAAAAAGCACAAGGCATTTGGTTTTACGGAACTATTATCGGATTTGCGTATATTTCCTGGGTAATAGGTTCATTGTTTGGTGGATTATTAGGGGAAATAATTCCTCCTGCTTTAAGTCAAAGCATGGGAATTGCGCTTTATGCAATGTTTATTGGGTTATTGATTCCATCTGTAAAAAAGGATTTCAAAGTAGTTTACATTGCGGTAGTAGCAATGTTTATTCATTGGGGATGTCTTCAATTAGGGATTAGTACCGGATGGGCAATTGTGTATGGAACTATTTTTGGTGGAATGATTGGCATTCCTTTATTGAAGGAGGAAGATGTATGATTATTGTAATGATAATGGGGATGTTTATTGTTACAATGCTTCCTCGATTAATACCTGTTTTTATAGTTGAGAAAATACAGTTTCGTCCTTGGGTTAATCGTTGGCTACTGGCAATCCCATATGCTGCACTTGGTGCGTTAATTTTTCCAGGTATATTATCCATAGTCCCTAATCAGCCAATTGTAGGATTACTTGGTGGATTAGTAGCGATTACGCTTTCTTTACTTAGGCTAAATGTTGTTTTTGTTGTTATCGGTTCTATATTAGCAGCATATATCATGATAAATTTATTTCCGATGTGATATACAACTAATATCCTCGATGATGTAAGGATTAATTTAATTATTCAAAAATTATAAAATGTGATTGTAAAGGGAACTTGACGTAAAGTTCCCTTTACTTTATGATTTGAACTAGAAGGGATGACGAGTGATGAGGAATAGAATGAAAGAATTTCGTGAAATTCATAACATATCTCAGGCTCAGATGGCAGAGATGCTTCATGTGTCAAGACAAACCATTATTTCAATAGAAAAAGAAAGGTATAACCCCTCATTACCTCTAGCTATACAAATTGCCAGGTGTTTTAAGACAAATGTAGAGGAAGTCTTTATATTGGAAGATAAATAAGGAAGGGGAGAAGATTATATTGTATATGAACAGCAAAACTGGTAGACGTTTTTTTACAATAATGGGGTGTTTATTTCTCTTATACACTGCTATTTTTTCATCAGCTTCCATATATTCATTAGGGTATATACAGGGGCATGAACTAATTCAATTATCAACATCTGTTATGTGTTTCTGTTTAGCCTATTTATATCCGCAATTCAAGCAGAACGATGAACGTACGAAAACGATAAAAGAACGAGGCATGTTTTTAAGTTACTTTTTCTTTGGGGGATATAG from Oceanobacillus iheyensis HTE831 encodes:
- a CDS encoding helix-turn-helix transcriptional regulator; translation: MRNRMKEFREIHNISQAQMAEMLHVSRQTIISIEKERYNPSLPLAIQIARCFKTNVEEVFILEDK
- a CDS encoding AzlD domain-containing protein; translated protein: MIIVMIMGMFIVTMLPRLIPVFIVEKIQFRPWVNRWLLAIPYAALGALIFPGILSIVPNQPIVGLLGGLVAITLSLLRLNVVFVVIGSILAAYIMINLFPM
- a CDS encoding AzlC family ABC transporter permease, whose product is MQISSTTKEESSLTIMKRGFKAGFPIMLGYLPIAITYGVLANQIGLSLFELTWMSAAVFAGASQFMAVNMIAVGTGIIEIIIATFVLNFRHFIMNLSMMNVLKAIPLHKKLPLSLGVTDETFAVSSMYPEEGKKAQGIWFYGTIIGFAYISWVIGSLFGGLLGEIIPPALSQSMGIALYAMFIGLLIPSVKKDFKVVYIAVVAMFIHWGCLQLGISTGWAIVYGTIFGGMIGIPLLKEEDV
- the nhaC gene encoding Na+/H+ antiporter NhaC, which gives rise to MKPISAKHKPAFWEALLFFICIIIFISYFIIGLETTPHIPILIGMLILICYGLFKKINYASLQDAMSTGASSGMGAIFLFFIIGVLISSWMISGTIPTLINTGFSLIGTTWFYAVVFAVTAIIGISMGSSLTTTATIGVAFIGMAEAMDASLAITAGAIVSGAFFGDKMSPLSDTTNLASSIIGVDLFDHIKHISLTTIPAFIISFIVFAILSPKQGTSISNVEAYREALINSGLMHWTSWIPLIILIVCTVFRMSAFLALSLSSLIAVILGKITNGFTWKEITSAWFNGFTGTTNFEPVNELLTRGGINGMLFTISLVILALSFGGLLFVTGIIPSLLNSFQEKLQRARSIIVSTAGTAIGVNVLIGEQYLSILLTGETFKPIYEKAGLTKRSLSRTLEDAGTVINPLVPWSVCGVFIADVLGVPVLTYLPFAFFCLLSPIITILFGAKTAKK